In the genome of Chryseobacterium oryzae, one region contains:
- a CDS encoding recombinase, protein MKFLSSNNGNFKSILKKYFSFKNETASLEPLAEFLEAVKKADFTDVLNFFKQNQNFADNFSYYLYGIFSERPFNLSLTEASILSENAFFPELKKRILNKILPPVENENTVWYLIDNVSFRPKKDLEYFQNLPENEVDEMMQILGISGFIRNTKVKEELVFSMNILSWRVTGMALEVDVVRMAPEYRNFDNPFLALQNELEAFAEEFKINPEIQLNSKDERYKQIKIYLQQCQDFVSIAFKNSSKYGISGKINQSLLKIRQQIKRISEILNLLVIDNEQDVVLKSKLLIFNILRYKSSKNNISDLFNDSTRLLSHLITNHTAETGTHYITSNRKQYMKMFYKASGGGIIVGALCVLKMLYGFMPGSDFFHAFLYSLNYAMGFVMIYLMGYTLATKQPAMTAATMTKVLSEQERSDSNYTEFADLVSKLFRSQFIAFVGNVLLAFPIAIAIIYGLDVFFSQNLAVEKSDKLLKDLDPFKSKAILHACIAGFYLFISGIISGNIGNNSVFFQIPDRIAKNQSIKRVFGDRFAQSLSKYYSKNWPGIVSNFWFGVFLGATAPIGLFFGLDLDIRHITFAAGNFALGLYGKDFSVDSYTFWISLLTVFLIGFFNFLVSFSLSMFLAFRSRKMNFGEVREIYKAIFQYFLRNPLKFFFPLRSSFDSKVNAMVKSQTPIKQEDQ, encoded by the coding sequence ATGAAATTCCTTAGTTCAAATAACGGAAACTTTAAATCTATTCTTAAGAAATATTTTTCTTTTAAGAATGAAACTGCTTCATTGGAACCTTTAGCCGAGTTTTTGGAAGCGGTAAAAAAGGCAGATTTTACCGATGTTCTCAATTTTTTCAAGCAAAACCAGAATTTTGCAGATAACTTCAGTTATTATCTCTACGGAATTTTTTCTGAAAGACCATTCAATCTTTCCTTAACGGAAGCCAGTATTCTCTCGGAGAATGCTTTTTTTCCGGAATTGAAGAAAAGAATTTTAAATAAAATTTTACCTCCTGTAGAAAACGAAAATACAGTTTGGTATCTTATCGACAACGTAAGTTTCAGACCCAAAAAAGATTTGGAATATTTCCAAAATCTGCCTGAAAACGAAGTAGATGAAATGATGCAAATCTTAGGAATTTCAGGATTTATAAGAAATACTAAGGTAAAAGAAGAACTTGTGTTTTCTATGAATATTCTTTCTTGGCGCGTTACAGGGATGGCTCTAGAAGTGGATGTGGTAAGAATGGCTCCCGAATACAGAAATTTCGACAATCCGTTTTTAGCTTTACAAAATGAGTTGGAAGCTTTTGCGGAGGAGTTTAAAATAAACCCTGAAATTCAGCTTAATTCTAAAGACGAAAGATATAAACAGATTAAAATTTATCTACAGCAATGTCAGGATTTTGTTAGCATTGCCTTCAAAAACTCTTCAAAATACGGAATTTCAGGAAAAATTAATCAGTCTTTACTGAAAATCAGACAGCAAATTAAACGTATTTCAGAAATTCTCAATCTCTTGGTAATCGACAATGAACAGGATGTGGTTCTGAAGTCTAAACTATTGATTTTTAATATCCTAAGGTACAAATCTTCTAAAAATAATATTTCAGACCTTTTTAATGACAGTACAAGACTTCTGTCTCACCTAATTACCAATCATACTGCCGAAACCGGAACGCATTATATTACTTCGAACCGTAAACAGTACATGAAAATGTTTTACAAAGCGAGTGGGGGCGGAATTATTGTTGGTGCACTCTGCGTTCTGAAAATGTTATACGGTTTTATGCCGGGAAGCGATTTCTTTCATGCATTTTTGTATTCCCTCAATTATGCAATGGGATTTGTGATGATTTATTTAATGGGTTATACTTTGGCAACTAAACAACCTGCAATGACGGCTGCTACAATGACGAAAGTTTTGTCTGAACAGGAAAGATCCGACAGTAATTACACAGAATTTGCAGATTTGGTTTCCAAACTTTTCAGAAGTCAGTTTATTGCTTTTGTCGGGAACGTTTTACTTGCTTTCCCGATTGCGATAGCGATTATTTATGGTTTGGACGTATTTTTCTCGCAAAATCTTGCGGTAGAAAAATCCGATAAGCTTTTGAAGGATTTAGATCCTTTTAAATCTAAAGCTATTCTTCATGCATGTATTGCTGGGTTTTATCTGTTTATTTCGGGGATTATTTCGGGGAATATCGGGAACAATTCGGTGTTTTTTCAGATACCGGACAGAATTGCTAAAAACCAGTCTATAAAAAGAGTTTTTGGTGACCGATTTGCACAAAGTTTATCTAAATATTACTCGAAAAACTGGCCAGGAATTGTTTCTAACTTTTGGTTTGGTGTTTTTCTTGGAGCAACTGCACCGATAGGTTTGTTTTTTGGTTTAGATTTGGATATTCGCCACATTACTTTTGCGGCAGGAAACTTTGCTTTAGGATTGTATGGAAAAGATTTTAGTGTAGATTCTTACACATTTTGGATTTCCTTACTTACTGTTTTCCTGATTGGTTTTTTCAACTTTCTTGTAAGTTTCAGTCTTTCGATGTTTTTGGCATTTCGTTCCAGAAAAATGAATTTTGGGGAAGTAAGAGAAATTTACAAGGCTATTTTTCAGTATTTTTTAAGAAATCCGCTGAAGTTTTTCTTTCCTTTACGTTCCAGTTTCGATTCTAAAGTAAATGCGATGGTTAAAAGCCAGACTCCTATAAAACAAGAAGATCAGTAA